One segment of Chlamydiota bacterium DNA contains the following:
- a CDS encoding ABC transporter ATP-binding protein → MRGEEIVRLKDVCVSYGGVPALEEVNLSVRQRDFLGIIGPNGGGKTTLLKTILGLIAPSRGEVRVFGRRPQEAGKLVGYVPQHVPFDRLFPISVWDVVLMGRLAHAPRLGYYKAEDRARTRRALETVGAFDLRDRQIGELSEGQKQRVFIARALVTDPRLLLLDEPTASIDACAQEGIHLLLKRLRERMAVVLVTHDVGVLSAHVDTIACLNLRLHYHESKEITLDDLQAVYGCPVQMIAHGVPHRVMEAHGVR, encoded by the coding sequence ATGAGGGGCGAGGAGATCGTGCGCCTGAAGGACGTCTGCGTCTCCTACGGGGGCGTGCCGGCGCTGGAGGAGGTGAACCTCTCCGTGCGGCAGCGGGACTTCCTCGGCATCATCGGGCCCAACGGCGGCGGGAAGACCACCCTCCTCAAGACGATCCTCGGCCTCATCGCTCCGTCGCGCGGCGAGGTGCGCGTCTTCGGCCGGAGGCCGCAGGAGGCCGGGAAACTCGTCGGGTACGTGCCGCAGCATGTCCCGTTCGACCGCCTCTTCCCGATCAGCGTCTGGGACGTCGTGCTGATGGGGCGGCTCGCTCACGCGCCCCGCCTGGGGTACTACAAGGCGGAGGACCGTGCGCGGACGCGCCGGGCCCTTGAGACCGTGGGGGCGTTCGACCTCCGGGACCGCCAGATCGGGGAACTGTCGGAAGGGCAGAAGCAGCGCGTGTTCATCGCGCGCGCCCTCGTCACGGACCCCAGGCTGCTCCTGCTCGACGAGCCCACCGCGAGCATCGACGCCTGCGCGCAGGAGGGGATCCACCTCCTCCTGAAGCGGCTGCGCGAGCGGATGGCGGTGGTGCTCGTGACGCACGACGTCGGCGTCCTCTCCGCGCACGTGGACACGATCGCCTGTCTGAACCTCCGGCTCCACTACCACGAGTCGAAGGAGATCACCCTCGACGACCTCCAGGCGGTCTACGGGTGCCCGGTGCAGATGATCGCCCACGGCGTTCCCCACCGGGTGATGGAGGCGCACGGAGTCCGATGA